A genomic stretch from Georgenia muralis includes:
- a CDS encoding Trp biosynthesis-associated membrane protein, with protein MTARPARRRVVLATLVVVVLLLAVTSATWVSGTAPTVIGTETVSVAGTSAAPAVTAAALVMGAAALAVAIGRRVAVMLGGLALLGAAVMVVVAVAGLLADPAGPLLGAAAQVSGVRVLEGEPALTPWPYAAALLGAAAGAAGVVAVASAGRWQHAGRRFERAGAAVVPTGAPTGAPTDASPDQATTVPGESTTRPAGATGPAVGTVASPASGADRGGAPGAPGPDRSGAPGAAPRAPRGTPETDARTRAMDDWDALGRGEDPSRDQAP; from the coding sequence GTGACCGCCCGGCCGGCGAGGCGCCGCGTCGTCCTGGCCACGCTCGTCGTCGTCGTGCTCCTCCTGGCCGTCACCTCGGCCACGTGGGTGAGCGGGACGGCCCCCACGGTGATCGGGACCGAGACGGTCTCGGTGGCCGGGACGTCCGCGGCCCCGGCGGTGACCGCGGCCGCGCTCGTCATGGGCGCGGCCGCGCTGGCCGTCGCCATCGGCCGGCGCGTCGCCGTCATGCTCGGCGGGCTGGCGCTCCTGGGGGCTGCCGTCATGGTCGTCGTCGCCGTCGCCGGGCTCCTCGCGGACCCCGCCGGGCCGCTCCTCGGCGCGGCGGCGCAGGTCAGCGGGGTCCGGGTCCTCGAGGGCGAGCCCGCCCTGACCCCGTGGCCGTACGCCGCCGCGCTGCTGGGCGCCGCCGCCGGCGCCGCGGGCGTGGTGGCCGTCGCCTCCGCCGGGCGGTGGCAGCACGCCGGGCGTCGTTTCGAGCGGGCCGGTGCGGCCGTGGTCCCCACGGGTGCGCCGACGGGCGCGCCCACGGACGCGTCACCGGACCAGGCCACGACAGTGCCGGGGGAGTCGACCACCCGGCCGGCCGGGGCGACGGGTCCTGCCGTCGGCACGGTCGCCTCGCCGGCGTCCGGTGCCGACCGGGGTGGCGCTCCGGGGGCGCCCGGTCCCGACCGGAGCGGCGCTCCCGGGGCGGCGCCCCGTGCTCCTCGGGGGACGCCGGAGACCGATGCCCGCACCCGCGCCATGGACGACTGGGACGCCCTCGGCCGCGGCGAGGACCCCTCGCGCGACCAGGCACCGTGA
- the trpA gene encoding tryptophan synthase subunit alpha: MTPSKSAAAVDAARARGGAALVGYLPVGFPDVATSVEAAKALVAAGADVIELGLPYSDPGMDGEVIQRAAQAALDGGTRTRDVLSAVEQVAATGAAVLVMTYFNPVLRYGVDRFARDLAAAGGAGLITPDLIPDEAAEWVAASDAHGLDRVFLVAPSSTDARLAMTARACRGFVYAASTMGVTGARASVDTHARELVARTRAAGAERVCVGLGVSTGEQAAEIAEFADGVIVGSAFVRTLMRADGDRTAGLRDLGVLAEEIAAGAHGA, from the coding sequence ATGACCCCCTCGAAGTCCGCCGCCGCCGTGGACGCCGCCCGCGCCCGGGGTGGCGCCGCCCTCGTCGGCTACCTGCCGGTGGGCTTCCCCGACGTCGCGACCTCTGTCGAGGCCGCGAAGGCGCTCGTCGCGGCCGGCGCCGACGTCATCGAGCTCGGCCTGCCCTACTCCGACCCCGGCATGGACGGAGAGGTCATCCAGCGCGCCGCCCAGGCGGCCCTCGACGGCGGCACCCGCACCCGCGACGTCCTCTCCGCCGTCGAGCAGGTGGCCGCCACCGGCGCGGCGGTGCTGGTGATGACCTACTTCAACCCGGTGCTGCGCTACGGCGTCGACCGGTTCGCCCGCGACCTCGCGGCCGCGGGCGGGGCGGGCCTCATCACCCCCGACCTCATCCCGGACGAGGCGGCGGAGTGGGTCGCGGCGTCCGATGCGCACGGTCTGGACCGCGTCTTCCTCGTCGCACCCAGCTCGACCGACGCGCGCCTGGCCATGACCGCCCGTGCGTGCCGTGGCTTCGTCTACGCCGCCTCCACGATGGGTGTCACCGGCGCCCGGGCCAGCGTCGACACCCACGCCCGTGAGCTCGTCGCCCGCACCCGTGCGGCCGGGGCGGAGCGGGTGTGCGTGGGGCTGGGCGTCTCCACCGGGGAGCAGGCGGCCGAGATCGCCGAGTTCGCCGACGGCGTCATCGTCGGGTCGGCCTTCGTGCGCACCCTCATGCGTGCCGACGGCGACCGCACCGCGGGCCTGCGCGACCTCGGCGTGCTGGCCGAGGAGATCGCCGCGGGCGCACACGGCGCCTGA
- the lgt gene encoding prolipoprotein diacylglyceryl transferase has protein sequence MLPPLASIPSPSQAEWAIGPFPVRAYALAILLGIVAAWWILDRRYTAKGGPKDTAMDVAFWMVPFGIVGARIYHVFSSPDAYFGPDGDPVRAFYIWEGGLGIWGAVALGAVGAWLALRRRGLRLAPFADALAPGLLVAQAVGRLGNYFNQELYGGPTTLPWGLEIDEAHLVPGYEVGTLFHPTFLYEMVWNLAMVAVLLWAERRFRLGHGRVFWLYVMLYTAGRVWIEMLRIDDAEIVLGLRLNVWTSILIFLVALVIFVVVGRRNRDRPDTLWLPGQEPVGVEPDEARADADVAVGEGAAGVDAAGSRNSDVHAATAQTDPAGPRTDDSASTDAAGSRTDEAAATDAAGSEPTDGASASDQKV, from the coding sequence GTGCTCCCGCCCCTCGCCTCGATCCCCAGCCCGTCCCAGGCGGAGTGGGCGATCGGCCCCTTCCCCGTCCGCGCGTACGCCCTCGCGATCCTCCTCGGGATCGTCGCGGCGTGGTGGATCCTGGACCGCCGGTACACCGCCAAGGGCGGGCCGAAGGACACGGCCATGGACGTCGCGTTCTGGATGGTCCCGTTCGGCATCGTCGGCGCGCGGATCTACCACGTCTTCTCCTCGCCGGACGCGTACTTCGGCCCCGACGGCGACCCCGTGCGTGCCTTCTACATCTGGGAGGGCGGGCTGGGCATCTGGGGTGCGGTGGCGCTCGGTGCCGTCGGCGCCTGGCTGGCGCTGCGCCGCCGCGGCCTGCGGCTCGCGCCGTTCGCCGACGCGCTCGCCCCCGGCCTCCTCGTGGCCCAGGCCGTCGGCCGGCTCGGCAACTACTTCAACCAGGAGCTCTACGGCGGGCCGACGACGCTGCCCTGGGGCCTGGAGATCGACGAGGCACACCTCGTGCCCGGGTACGAGGTGGGCACCCTGTTCCACCCGACCTTCCTGTACGAGATGGTGTGGAACCTCGCGATGGTCGCCGTCCTGCTGTGGGCCGAGCGCCGCTTCCGGCTCGGGCACGGCCGGGTCTTCTGGCTCTACGTCATGCTCTACACCGCGGGCCGCGTGTGGATCGAGATGCTCCGGATCGACGACGCGGAGATCGTCCTCGGGCTCCGCCTCAACGTCTGGACCTCCATCCTCATCTTCCTCGTCGCCCTGGTGATCTTCGTCGTCGTCGGGCGCCGGAATCGCGACCGGCCGGACACGCTGTGGCTGCCCGGCCAGGAGCCGGTCGGCGTCGAGCCTGACGAGGCCCGCGCCGACGCCGACGTCGCCGTCGGTGAAGGCGCGGCAGGCGTGGACGCGGCCGGCTCCCGCAACTCCGACGTTCACGCCGCAACTGCGCAGACCGACCCCGCCGGTCCGCGCACGGACGATTCCGCGTCCACCGACGCGGCCGGCTCGCGCACGGACGAGGCCGCGGCCACTGACGCGGCCGGCTCCGAGCCGACGGACGGCGCGTCTGCGTCCGACCAGAAGGTCTGA
- the trpB gene encoding tryptophan synthase subunit beta, with the protein MTAGGQAGPGRLADAAGPYFGDFGGRFVPEALIAALDDLAAAWEELRVDPGYLAEMDHLNRTYVGRPSIVTEVPRFAEHCGGARVILKREDLNHTGSHKINNVLGQALLTRKVGKKRVIAETGAGQHGVATATAAALLGLECTVYMGEEDVRRQALNVARMKLLGAEVVPVTTGSRTLKDAINEAFRDWVTNVGTTNYLFGTAAGPHPFPAMVRDLQKVIGDEAREQVLELTGALPDVVCACVGGGSNAIGIFNAFLDDDGVRLVGLEAAGDGVETGRHASSITGGTPGVLHGARTFLLQDEDGQTVESHSISAGLDYPGVGPEHSWLASIHRAEYQPVTDAEAMEAFRLLCRTEGIIPAIESAHALAGAMRIGSEAGAAGLPAPTILVNLSGRGDKDVETAARWFDLVDEEALAHPGPAEHATGSIEK; encoded by the coding sequence ATGACCGCGGGCGGGCAGGCGGGCCCCGGCCGTCTCGCCGACGCCGCCGGCCCCTACTTCGGCGACTTCGGCGGCCGGTTCGTCCCCGAGGCGCTCATCGCGGCCCTCGACGACCTCGCGGCCGCCTGGGAGGAGCTGCGGGTCGACCCCGGCTACCTCGCCGAGATGGACCACCTCAACCGCACCTACGTCGGCCGGCCGAGCATCGTCACCGAGGTGCCCCGCTTCGCCGAGCACTGCGGCGGGGCGCGGGTCATCCTCAAGCGGGAGGACCTCAACCACACCGGCTCCCACAAGATCAACAACGTCCTGGGCCAGGCGCTGCTCACCCGCAAGGTGGGCAAGAAGCGGGTCATCGCCGAGACGGGCGCCGGCCAGCACGGCGTCGCCACCGCGACGGCCGCCGCCCTCCTCGGCCTGGAGTGCACCGTGTACATGGGCGAGGAGGACGTGCGCCGGCAGGCGCTCAACGTCGCACGCATGAAGCTCCTCGGCGCCGAGGTCGTGCCGGTGACCACCGGTTCGCGCACCCTCAAGGACGCCATCAACGAGGCCTTCCGCGACTGGGTCACCAACGTCGGCACCACCAACTACCTCTTCGGCACCGCCGCCGGGCCGCACCCGTTCCCCGCGATGGTGCGCGACCTGCAGAAGGTCATCGGGGACGAGGCGCGCGAGCAGGTGCTCGAGCTCACCGGCGCGCTGCCCGACGTCGTCTGCGCCTGCGTGGGCGGTGGTTCCAACGCCATCGGCATCTTCAACGCCTTCCTCGACGACGACGGCGTGCGGCTCGTCGGTCTGGAGGCCGCCGGGGACGGCGTCGAGACCGGCCGGCACGCCTCGTCGATCACCGGCGGCACGCCGGGGGTGCTGCACGGCGCGCGGACGTTCCTCCTCCAGGACGAGGACGGCCAGACCGTGGAGTCGCACTCGATCTCCGCCGGGCTGGACTACCCCGGCGTGGGCCCCGAGCACTCCTGGCTGGCGAGCATCCACCGTGCCGAGTACCAGCCCGTCACCGACGCCGAGGCCATGGAGGCCTTCCGGCTGCTGTGCCGCACCGAGGGGATCATCCCCGCGATCGAGTCGGCGCACGCCCTGGCCGGCGCGATGCGGATCGGTAGCGAGGCAGGGGCGGCCGGGCTGCCCGCGCCGACGATCCTCGTCAACCTCTCCGGCCGCGGTGACAAGGACGTCGAGACCGCCGCCCGGTGGTTCGACCTCGTCGACGAGGAGGCGCTGGCCCACCCGGGCCCCGCCGAGCACGCCACCGGGAGCATCGAGAAGTGA
- the trpC gene encoding indole-3-glycerol phosphate synthase TrpC: MTVLDEIIAGVREDLAEREAKRPLEVLKDMAQRRDGAKDAVAALRGEHQAVTIISEVKRSSPSKGALADIADPAGLAAEYEAGGAAVISVLTEGRRFGGSLEDLAAVRAAVDVPVLRKDFVVTPYQVWEARAYGADLVLLIVSALEQTVLTSLVERVHSLGMTALVEAHDREEAVRAVDAGARVVGVNARDLRTLQVDRGVFAQVVDVLPKGVLRVAESGVRGPHDVLDYARAGADAVLVGEALVTQGNPRQAVADMVAAGSHPSLRAVRR, encoded by the coding sequence GTGACCGTGCTGGATGAGATCATCGCCGGGGTCCGGGAGGACCTCGCCGAGCGTGAGGCGAAGCGGCCCCTCGAGGTCCTCAAGGACATGGCCCAGCGCCGGGACGGGGCCAAGGACGCCGTCGCCGCGCTGCGCGGTGAGCACCAGGCCGTCACGATCATCTCCGAGGTCAAGCGGTCCAGCCCCTCCAAGGGTGCGCTCGCCGACATCGCCGACCCGGCCGGCCTGGCCGCCGAGTACGAGGCCGGTGGCGCCGCCGTCATCTCCGTCCTCACCGAGGGCCGCCGCTTCGGCGGCTCCCTCGAGGACCTCGCCGCGGTGCGCGCGGCCGTGGACGTGCCGGTGCTCCGCAAGGACTTCGTCGTCACGCCCTACCAGGTGTGGGAGGCCCGGGCCTACGGCGCGGACCTCGTCCTCCTCATCGTCTCCGCCCTCGAGCAGACCGTGCTCACCTCCCTCGTCGAGCGGGTGCACTCCCTGGGCATGACCGCCCTCGTCGAGGCGCACGACCGCGAGGAGGCCGTGCGCGCCGTCGACGCCGGCGCCCGCGTGGTCGGCGTCAACGCCCGCGACCTGCGCACCCTCCAGGTGGACCGCGGCGTCTTCGCCCAGGTCGTCGACGTCCTGCCGAAGGGTGTCCTGCGCGTCGCGGAGTCCGGCGTCCGCGGGCCCCACGACGTCCTCGACTACGCCCGTGCCGGCGCCGACGCCGTCCTGGTGGGGGAGGCGCTGGTCACCCAGGGCAACCCGCGCCAGGCCGTCGCGGACATGGTCGCCGCCGGGTCGCACCCCTCCTTGCGGGCGGTGCGCCGATGA
- a CDS encoding HGxxPAAW family protein: protein MPQIPATEPYTLPSAAPYSNHGRTPAAWVMTWGVSLAFLVGGLSLMIEADWLTIVAVVIAVAAVVVSVVMRGMGLGQPAPPPARERERDWYSD from the coding sequence ATGCCGCAGATTCCCGCGACCGAGCCCTACACGCTGCCGTCCGCGGCGCCCTACTCCAACCACGGGCGCACCCCGGCGGCCTGGGTCATGACCTGGGGGGTCAGCCTCGCGTTCCTGGTGGGCGGCCTGAGCCTCATGATCGAGGCCGACTGGCTCACGATCGTCGCCGTGGTGATCGCGGTGGCGGCGGTCGTGGTCTCGGTGGTCATGCGCGGCATGGGTCTGGGCCAGCCCGCGCCGCCGCCCGCCCGCGAGCGTGAGCGGGACTGGTACAGCGACTGA